CGGTTGATTTCGTCAGCCAAGATCACGTTTGCAAAAATGGGCCCTTTGACGAACGTCATCTTTCGATGCCCGTCCACGTCCTCTTCCAAAATTTCCGTCCCTGTGATGTCCGCAGGCATCAAGTCAGGCGTGAACTGGATCCGTCCAAAATTCAAATGGAAGACCTGGGCAACGCTGCGCACCAACAGAGTCTTTGCGAGTCCCGGTGCACCGGTAATCAAACAATGGCCGCCCGCGAACAAACTGATCAACAGTTGTTCAATGACTTCATGTTGCCCGATGATTGTTTTGGACAGTTCCGAATAGATGCGATCACGACCTTCACGCAACTGCTCGACCACACGCGCTTCCTCTTCCATGCTGACATTGGTTGTGTTCATGAAAATCAGATCCTTGTTGGTTTCGGAAAGTAGTTTCGCTGTGTCGTTAGCACTGGGTCGCTAGCACGGTGTGTTTGGTACTGTGTGACTAACGCTGTGTCGTTATCGCTGCACGGTGAGCAGGGCGTGGCCATTAATGAGTCATGGCATAGGTGACGATATTGATCCCCATCGGATAAGCCTTCTTGACGGAGAACTCTTCGAAGTACCACTGGTTTTCGCCTTCTTTTTCCCAGCCGTCACCGAGGTCCGTGTTGTGGCAAATGAACACCATGATGCGTCCTTCATCGTCCGTGATCGCACGATAGTGAGCCTCGCTGGTGTCGCTGCCATCGGACGCGTATTCTCGTGATCCTCCCCGGCCACCCATTCCCCGTCGGGCGGCATTGATCGCGGGCACTTGCGGCTTCTCTTTCATGTCATAGACGTTATGAAAGATCTCGTGTTCCAGCGGTACTTCGAACGGTTTTCGGTCAGGGAAAACTCTTTCCAATTCTCGACGCATGTTTTCATACTGCGAGTCGCCCCAAAAATCGTCAACCATCAAGAAGCCGCCATTGAGACAATATCGGCGCAGGGCTTCGACTTCGGCTTGGTCAAAAACCAGGCTACCTGGTTCGATGATGTAAATGAACGGATAGTCGAACAGACGCTCGTCGGTCAGCTCCAACACGATCGGTTCCGGGTTGACTTTCATCGATGTTAATTGCTGCAACCTCAGCGAAAAGTTGAGATCGCTGTCGCGGTAGTCGGTTGCCCATCCGCCGCCTCCACCTCGACCCCCGTAGGAGTCGTACTTGATGCGAACGAACGTAAACAAGTCGCCCGGAAAGTTCTCTTCCACTTCCCAGCTAGGCACCCCGTTGCGGTCAGTCGTGATCCCACCGCCACGCCACCAACGGCCTCGCTGAGCCAACGCTGCGCCGGCAACCAAGACGGCCGCAAGAATCAACGCAAAGCGAAAAGAAGGACGCACGATCGAGAGAAGATTCATTGGACAGCTTCTTCGTTAGTTCGTTGTCGGATTTTGCGTTTCAGGTGACACTGGGTTCGCTACCGGATCATCCCCCGCCGAGTCTTCTCCCGCGTCCTCCTCAGGGTCTTCTCCCGAGTCTTTCGTTGTATCCTCTGCGGTGTCTTCGCTCACCAGATCTTTCAGTAGACCAAGAGCGTTTCGGAATCGCGGGGCGTCTTCCAACGCCATCAAAGCATGTCGTTTGGCGAGTTCTTTTTGTCCCGCGTTATCGAGCGACTTGGCCAAGCGGTAGTTCAAACCCGCAGGATCAATCGGGTCCAGAGCAAGAAGAGCCTGTAACGGCCGGATCACTCTTGCCGGAGCATCGATCGCCTCCGCTGCTTTCGCCAAACTCTCATGCCCAAGCGGCAATAACGGCTGAATTGCGAGCACTTCTTCGGCGTACGAAGCAACGCTCTCCCAGTTCTCCTCGCGCAATTCCATTTCGATTAAACGCTCCAAAGCGGGTAAAGCATCGCTGGATTGTTGGATTATCTTCAAAAGGATCTGTTTTTCTTTTTCAGTATCGCCCGTTTGTTGATAGGCCATGGCCAACATCTCCATCGGTCCACCGCGATTACCTGTGAAAACCGATAGTTCTTCGAGAGTTTCCAAGGGTTTGATCGCGTCCTCGTATCGCTTGGACTGAACCATTTGCGAAGCGAGCGATTGCAACGCCCAAACATTATCAGGGTGTTCGTCGACCCATGCCTGCCATTCGTCGATCGAGCCTTTCTCGGGTAGGCCTTCCCGTGACCAGTCGGCATCGGGGCCAAAGTGGTTGGCAAGCTCTTTGGCATAACGTTCGAACTCCGAATCGAGCTTCTCCATCGGTCCGATCGCGCCAATGAACGCGTCTTCGGTCGATAGTCCTGCGCCGAGCGAGTCGAGGATCTGTTTCAGTTGATCGATGCCATGTTTTTCAATGATGAACTGAACCACAAGCGACGACTCGTAATACGCGAACTGCAAATGCATCGCCGATGGCGGCGCCAAAAACGCACTGCTGAGTTGACTCGGCGGTGTCAGCGATGACGGAGTTTCAGCGGTGCCCAGAATCATCTCGCGGTAAAGAGGCGACATGGATTGGCCCCACGCCGGGTTTTGTGTCCGCTCCTCATGCACCGAGATCCCTTCGCTGAGCCAACGCGGCATCCGGTTCCTTGTCTTTTCAAGCGTCACCACGTGACAAAACTCATGCCACAAAACGCTTTGCCAATTTGAGGGCCGCTCGCCTTGGCTTGCCGGACTGTTGGCCGTGATCACGCGACCAAAGCACACACCCAAGTAACCTGCGCCTCCCGGCAAACCGAACGTGCGAATCGCAAAGTCCTTCTGGTCCGGGAAGATTTCCACCAGAATCGGAGCGTCCGGCTCAACGTCGTACTTGGCACACAACACCTCGCATGCCTCACCCAAAAGATTCAATACTTCGTCGCCGTACAGGCGGGCTTCACGCGGCTGCATGCGAACGTGAATGTCACCCGACTGCAGCGTTTCAAACGTTTTGATCCGATCATAAAGCGTGACCAAGTTGTGCGCGACCACGTTGTAAGGATCCGCGTCAGAGACAGACTGAGCCAACTTCCAACCGTCCTCCTCCTTACCCAATCGCAATTGATCCTGAGCAAGCTGAAAGCGAGCAACGTGATAATCCGGATCCATCGCGATCGCTTGCTTTTGATACGCCGCGCCCTCAGCAAAACGATATTTCTCGGATAGCTTCTTGCCAATCAGATAGTCAACCTTCGGATTCTTGCTCCAGGTCGCCAACGCCGTCTCGCGGTGCTCTTTCTCTAAATCCATGTTCCCATCCAAATGAGCCAACACGGCCCGCAACGCCCAGGCTTCGGGATGTTTCGGGTTAATCGCAATGACTTGATTCAAACGCTCGATCGCACCATCGTATTGCTCCCGATCGATAGCGGCTTCCGCCTGAAAGATCAGGCTTGGAATGTGATGGGGGTTTAAACCCAAGGCCCGTTCGATCGCTTCATTGGCCTTTTTCGGGTCGGAAGATTCCAGTGCTCGCGCCGCCAGGTAG
Above is a genomic segment from Neorhodopirellula lusitana containing:
- a CDS encoding DUF4159 domain-containing protein; translation: MNLLSIVRPSFRFALILAAVLVAGAALAQRGRWWRGGGITTDRNGVPSWEVEENFPGDLFTFVRIKYDSYGGRGGGGGWATDYRDSDLNFSLRLQQLTSMKVNPEPIVLELTDERLFDYPFIYIIEPGSLVFDQAEVEALRRYCLNGGFLMVDDFWGDSQYENMRRELERVFPDRKPFEVPLEHEIFHNVYDMKEKPQVPAINAARRGMGGRGGSREYASDGSDTSEAHYRAITDDEGRIMVFICHNTDLGDGWEKEGENQWYFEEFSVKKAYPMGINIVTYAMTH
- a CDS encoding tetratricopeptide repeat protein; translated protein: MFDMRSIAAICASLCGAIVFVASVQSADLQTAESLFRSGKYEEAEGIAKSEVEAGTWNESWPRLLLRLQLTQGKYAEALTTYEDAISRYPSSLTLRLNGIEALRHNNLIERSDVEITRFFTALQSSTRRYVSRDNLVAAGRYFTERGEDARKVLEMFYDRIRDADPDFLEAYIATAELAIAKGDYQVAAETVTAAERVDATDPRTAYLAARALESSDPKKANEAIERALGLNPHHIPSLIFQAEAAIDREQYDGAIERLNQVIAINPKHPEAWALRAVLAHLDGNMDLEKEHRETALATWSKNPKVDYLIGKKLSEKYRFAEGAAYQKQAIAMDPDYHVARFQLAQDQLRLGKEEDGWKLAQSVSDADPYNVVAHNLVTLYDRIKTFETLQSGDIHVRMQPREARLYGDEVLNLLGEACEVLCAKYDVEPDAPILVEIFPDQKDFAIRTFGLPGGAGYLGVCFGRVITANSPASQGERPSNWQSVLWHEFCHVVTLEKTRNRMPRWLSEGISVHEERTQNPAWGQSMSPLYREMILGTAETPSSLTPPSQLSSAFLAPPSAMHLQFAYYESSLVVQFIIEKHGIDQLKQILDSLGAGLSTEDAFIGAIGPMEKLDSEFERYAKELANHFGPDADWSREGLPEKGSIDEWQAWVDEHPDNVWALQSLASQMVQSKRYEDAIKPLETLEELSVFTGNRGGPMEMLAMAYQQTGDTEKEKQILLKIIQQSSDALPALERLIEMELREENWESVASYAEEVLAIQPLLPLGHESLAKAAEAIDAPARVIRPLQALLALDPIDPAGLNYRLAKSLDNAGQKELAKRHALMALEDAPRFRNALGLLKDLVSEDTAEDTTKDSGEDPEEDAGEDSAGDDPVANPVSPETQNPTTN